From the genome of Rarobacter incanus, one region includes:
- a CDS encoding glutamate synthase subunit beta, translating to MADPRGFLKYRERELPANRPVAVRLRDFRDVHEHRDQASPFLKEQASRCMDCGIPFCHQGCPLGNIIPEWNDLVREGQWADAIDRLHATNNFPEFTGRVCPAPCEDACVLGINQPPVTIKNFEAEIIDEAYRRGLVTPQVPQRFTGKTVAIIGSGPAGLAAAQQLSRIGHTVAVYERDDAIGGLLRYGIPDFKLEKELIDRRIEQMRAEGTVFRTGVEVGRDISWNDLRDRYDAVVIATGATVPRELALPGRELAGVHYAMEYLVRSNRETSGRVVTDPINAAGKHVIVIGGGDTGSDCIGTALRQGAASVTNLAIGRELPHVRPDSEPWPTTPRLYEVSTSHEEGGERKFLASTVAYVGDENGHVRHLRVSKTQYLDDGRRVPTPGTEEDLPADLVLIAMGFTGPETSTMEGSLDLPVTTRKSFARNDGFATQVPGVFVAGDAGRGQSLIVWAIAEGRAAAASVDVYLRGRTELPAPVSASSVALRA from the coding sequence ATGGCTGACCCACGTGGATTCCTGAAGTACCGCGAACGTGAACTGCCAGCCAACCGTCCGGTGGCTGTGCGGCTGCGGGATTTCCGCGATGTGCACGAGCACCGCGATCAGGCTTCGCCGTTCCTCAAGGAGCAGGCGAGCCGGTGCATGGACTGTGGCATCCCGTTTTGCCACCAGGGTTGCCCGCTTGGCAACATCATTCCGGAGTGGAACGATCTGGTGCGCGAGGGGCAGTGGGCCGACGCCATCGATCGCCTGCACGCGACAAATAATTTCCCCGAGTTCACCGGGCGGGTTTGCCCCGCCCCGTGTGAGGACGCCTGCGTGCTGGGCATCAACCAGCCACCAGTGACGATCAAGAACTTCGAAGCGGAGATTATCGACGAGGCCTACCGGCGCGGTTTGGTCACGCCGCAGGTTCCGCAGCGGTTTACCGGCAAAACTGTAGCGATCATCGGTTCTGGGCCCGCGGGTCTTGCTGCCGCGCAGCAGCTGTCGCGAATCGGGCACACGGTCGCGGTGTATGAGCGCGACGACGCGATCGGCGGTCTGCTGCGCTATGGAATTCCCGACTTCAAGCTCGAAAAGGAGCTGATCGACCGGCGGATCGAACAGATGCGTGCCGAAGGGACCGTATTTCGCACCGGAGTCGAGGTGGGGCGCGACATCTCCTGGAACGATCTGCGTGATCGGTACGACGCGGTCGTGATTGCGACGGGTGCGACGGTGCCGCGGGAGCTGGCTTTGCCCGGTCGGGAACTGGCCGGGGTCCACTATGCGATGGAATACCTGGTGCGTTCGAACCGCGAGACCTCGGGCCGCGTGGTCACCGATCCGATCAATGCCGCCGGAAAGCATGTCATCGTCATCGGTGGTGGCGACACTGGATCGGACTGCATAGGAACCGCGTTGCGTCAGGGGGCGGCGTCGGTAACGAACCTGGCGATCGGCCGGGAGTTGCCCCACGTTCGCCCCGATTCCGAGCCGTGGCCCACCACGCCGCGCCTTTACGAGGTGTCGACCTCCCATGAGGAGGGCGGGGAACGCAAATTCCTGGCCTCGACTGTGGCCTATGTCGGTGACGAGAACGGGCACGTTCGGCACCTGCGTGTCTCAAAGACGCAGTATCTGGACGATGGTCGGCGCGTTCCCACGCCCGGAACCGAAGAGGATCTGCCAGCAGATCTTGTCCTGATCGCGATGGGCTTCACGGGACCCGAGACCAGCACCATGGAAGGCAGCCTTGACCTACCCGTAACCACTCGCAAGTCTTTTGCCCGCAACGATGGGTTTGCGACTCAGGTACCCGGGGTCTTTGTTGCAGGCGACGCCGGACGCGGGCAATCCTTGATCGTCTGGGCAATCGCAGAGGGCCGTGCCGCCGCCGCATCGGTCGACGTATACCTGCGGGGCCGCACTGAATTGCCTGCACCCGTTTCCGCAAGCTCAGTGGCATTGCGCGCCTAA
- the pyk gene encoding pyruvate kinase, which produces MRKAKIVCTIGPVTASPERLRELVDAGMDVARINRSHGAPEEHEAVFHGVRAAAAAAGRNVAILVDLQGPKIRLGKFKNDEKYYLNEGDTFTITTEDVEGTKELVSTTHKGLPHDARVGDPLLIDDGKVTVRVVAVEGPRVVTRVEVPGPVSNNKGINLPGVAVSVPALSDKDETDLRWALRLGTDFIALSFVRSAKDYDDVARIMEEEGRKVPVIAKVEKPQAVENLEEIVKAFDGIMVARGDLGVELPLEQVPLVQKHAVELARRNAKPVIVATQVLESMISSPRPTRAEASDCANAVLDGADAVMLSGETSVGDFPIETVRTMARIIEATETLGAERIAPLGSDPHTRGGVITHAAVEVAAELHCKYVVTFTQSGDSARRVSRLRNQVPLLALTPSEDVRSQLALSWGTNAVKVETVDNTDQMVTQVDSTVRELGLAEDGDLVVVVSGAPVGVPGTTNSILVHRIGEGR; this is translated from the coding sequence ATGCGAAAAGCGAAAATTGTTTGCACAATCGGACCGGTAACTGCATCCCCTGAGCGTCTGCGTGAACTCGTCGACGCCGGCATGGATGTGGCACGAATCAACCGCAGCCACGGAGCTCCCGAAGAGCACGAGGCGGTCTTCCACGGCGTTCGCGCCGCGGCGGCTGCCGCTGGCCGCAATGTGGCAATCCTGGTGGACCTGCAGGGCCCCAAGATTCGCCTCGGAAAGTTCAAGAACGACGAGAAGTACTACCTCAACGAGGGCGATACCTTCACGATCACGACGGAAGACGTCGAAGGTACCAAGGAACTGGTTTCGACCACGCACAAGGGTCTGCCGCACGACGCACGCGTCGGCGACCCGCTGCTGATCGATGACGGTAAGGTCACGGTCCGCGTTGTCGCGGTCGAGGGCCCCCGCGTCGTGACGCGCGTCGAAGTTCCAGGACCCGTGTCGAACAACAAGGGCATCAACCTTCCTGGCGTTGCTGTCTCCGTACCTGCGCTGTCGGACAAGGACGAAACCGACCTGCGCTGGGCGTTGCGCCTGGGCACCGATTTCATTGCCCTCTCGTTTGTTCGTTCCGCCAAGGACTACGACGACGTCGCCCGCATCATGGAAGAAGAGGGCCGCAAGGTCCCCGTCATCGCCAAGGTTGAGAAGCCGCAGGCGGTTGAGAACCTCGAAGAGATCGTCAAGGCATTCGATGGCATCATGGTTGCCCGCGGTGACTTGGGCGTCGAGCTTCCGCTCGAGCAGGTTCCGTTGGTGCAAAAGCACGCCGTCGAGTTGGCTCGTCGCAACGCGAAGCCCGTAATCGTCGCGACCCAGGTGCTGGAATCCATGATTTCTTCGCCTCGTCCCACACGCGCCGAGGCATCCGACTGCGCCAACGCCGTTCTCGACGGTGCGGACGCGGTCATGCTTTCCGGCGAGACCAGCGTCGGTGACTTCCCGATCGAGACCGTGCGCACGATGGCACGGATCATCGAGGCCACCGAGACGCTTGGTGCGGAGCGGATCGCCCCGCTCGGGTCGGACCCGCACACCCGTGGCGGCGTCATCACGCACGCAGCCGTCGAGGTCGCAGCGGAACTGCACTGCAAGTACGTGGTGACTTTCACGCAGTCGGGCGATTCCGCTCGTCGCGTGTCGCGTCTGCGTAACCAGGTGCCGCTGCTGGCGCTGACGCCCAGCGAGGACGTCCGTAGCCAGCTGGCGCTGTCCTGGGGCACCAACGCTGTCAAGGTAGAGACCGTCGACAACACCGACCAGATGGTTACCCAGGTCGACAGCACGGTTCGCGAACTCGGCCTTGCCGAGGACGGGGACCTGGTGGTCGTCGTTTCGGGTGCACCGGTGGGTGTTCCCGGTACCACCAACTCGATCCTGGTTCACCGCATCGGCGAGGGCCGCTAG
- a CDS encoding YdcF family protein, whose amino-acid sequence MIDVWIVAAALSALTAYSAWRDPRKVRIGVYLLSTIVVIAFGIVTEVLVALGKAVAGPGSSTDQQIAATNAQAWVLFGVIAVGLLSMTVIAVFLILTGVLVVRREGRSLSHALALITGGGILAFLGAMVWSILTNREPIFLTLVALTLPAGYIGFGLIAYLLWSRLYVAYAGRVRRKPIVAVIVLGSGLIRGLTVTPLLAARVERGIKERQRWIRRGSRPVLIVSGGQGPRERVSEAAAMADYAFGQGLVGSDIRLERRSRTTMENLEFSRELLRASGPDSPVAIATSSFHAFRAAIFMRKMKWRGYAVGSPTAGYYWPTAFLREYIAVLREHLTLNVIAVAILLLPFAAGLVASYL is encoded by the coding sequence GTGATCGATGTCTGGATAGTAGCCGCCGCGCTCAGCGCGCTCACGGCATACTCAGCTTGGCGCGATCCACGAAAGGTGCGAATCGGCGTCTACCTCTTATCGACGATCGTCGTGATCGCCTTCGGCATTGTTACCGAGGTGCTGGTTGCGCTCGGCAAGGCCGTTGCCGGCCCCGGGTCGTCCACCGATCAGCAGATCGCCGCCACAAATGCGCAGGCCTGGGTGCTATTCGGCGTGATTGCGGTCGGCCTGCTCTCCATGACCGTCATCGCCGTATTTCTTATCCTCACCGGAGTTCTTGTGGTGCGCCGGGAGGGCCGGTCGCTTTCGCACGCTCTGGCCCTCATCACCGGAGGCGGCATTCTTGCCTTCTTGGGCGCCATGGTGTGGAGCATCCTCACCAATCGGGAGCCCATATTCTTGACCCTCGTGGCGCTCACTCTGCCCGCGGGATACATAGGTTTTGGGCTCATCGCATACCTATTGTGGTCGCGCCTCTACGTAGCCTATGCGGGGCGGGTCCGCCGCAAACCGATCGTGGCCGTGATCGTCTTGGGTTCGGGTCTGATCCGGGGGCTGACAGTGACGCCCCTGCTCGCGGCGCGGGTGGAACGCGGCATTAAAGAGCGGCAACGATGGATCCGGCGGGGATCGCGCCCGGTGCTCATCGTCTCCGGTGGACAGGGCCCCCGCGAAAGAGTGAGCGAGGCCGCCGCGATGGCGGATTACGCCTTCGGGCAGGGTTTAGTCGGATCCGACATTCGGCTCGAACGCCGTTCTCGCACCACCATGGAAAACCTAGAGTTTTCGCGCGAACTATTGCGCGCGAGCGGCCCGGACTCCCCCGTCGCGATCGCCACTTCGAGTTTTCATGCGTTCCGGGCCGCGATATTCATGCGCAAGATGAAATGGCGAGGATACGCCGTGGGTTCGCCCACCGCGGGCTACTACTGGCCCACGGCCTTTCTACGCGAGTACATCGCCGTCCTGCGCGAGCACCTGACACTAAACGTCATCGCCGTAGCAATCCTGCTGCTTCCGTTTGCGGCCGGCCTGGTGGCCTCTTACCTGTAA